Part of the Flavobacterium sp. MDT1-60 genome, AAGAACAGGATGCCAAAGAAGAAGTAGCAATAAAAACAACTCCTAAAACTCATTTGTTTGCAACTGAAAACGCAGTTTTTCCGGTTTTCAAACACGAAGAAAATAAATACGATGATTTTAAAGATCAGGTTTTACTACCTCATAAAATGTCGACTTTTGGCCCTGCCATTGCGGTAGGAGATCTAAATAAAGATGGTTTGGATGATTATTTCATTGGAGGTTCTGCCACCTTTTCAGGAAAAATATTTCTGCAGACTAAAAATGGTTTTGCAGAGAAAAATAGTCAGGCGCTTGAAGATGATAAAGCCAGTGAAGACACAGGAGCATTAATTTTTGATGCCGATAATGACGGTGATAATGACTTATATGTAGTGAGCGGCGGTTACGAATTTTTGGTTAATGACCCAAAATTACAAGACAGATTGTACATCAATAACGGAAAAGGCGAGTTTACCAAAGCTCCAAAAGGAGTGTTGCCAACAATGCTGACTAGTGGTTCAAAAGTATATCCTATTGATTATGATAAAGATGGAAAAAAAGATCTTTTGGTTTTAGGAAGACAAGTTCCGGGACAATATCCATCACCGGCAACAACTTATTTGTTGCATAATATAAGTTCGCCAACACAGCCGAAATTTGAAGTCTCTAAAAAATCGCCTAAAGAATTTACCAATTTAGGAATGGCAACAAGCGCCGTAATTACCGACTTTAATAATGATAAATTAGCCGATATTATTGTTGTTGGCGAATGGATGCCGATCCGTATTTTTCAAAATACCACATCTGGTTTCAAAGAAGTTACCAAAAATATGGGACTTAATGATGATACTACCGGTTGGTGGTGGAGCATTCAGCAAGGCGATTTTGACCATGATGGCGATATGGATTATATCGTAGGAAACAATGGTTTGAATTACAAATACAAAGCGACTCCCAATGAAACCTTTGATATTTATGTAAAAGATTTTGACAATAATAAACACAAAGACATTGTCTTAAGCTACTACAATGATGGTAAGCAATATCCGGTACGTGGCCGTGGTTGTTCGTCTCAGCAAATTCCAAACATCAAGAAAAAATTCAAAGACTATGAAAGTTTTTCAGAAGCTACCCTTGTTGATGTTTATACGGAGAAATCCCTTAAAGAAGCTTTACATTATAAGGTAAAATCATTCGCCAGTATTTATTTAGAAAATAAAAATGGCAAGTTTATCATTCATGAACTGCCAGTTGAAGCACAGCTTAGCTGCATCAATCAAATAATGGTAGATGATTATGATAAAGATGGTAAACTTGATGTTTTAGTAACCGGTAATATGTACAATTCTGAAGTAGAAACCCCTCGAAACGATGCCGGTCACGGATTGCTATTAAAAGGAGATGGAAAAGGAAAGTTCAAATCAATCGCAGCAATTGATAGCGGATTTTTTTACTCCGGGCGATGTAAAAAACATGGAAAAAATTCAGGTAAAAGGGAAAACCTATCTGTTGGTCACAAAAAATAATTCGTTTTTACAAAGCGTGAGAATTAATTAAACTCTTTGTTTGAAGTCTTTGCAGTATGTCTTTGCCTAATAGGCTAAGACATACTCAAATAACAATTAATCAAAAATATTAAAAATGAAAAAATTATACTTGTGCTTTCTCTTCATAATTCCAGTTTGGATGAATGCACAAACCGATATCGATGCGCTTATGATGAGTAAAAATAATTTCTGCTTCGGAGTGGTATATCAATATAGTAGCTGGAATAAGTATTGGGAAGGAACTTTTAATAGAGAAAATCTTAATCTGGGAACAGTATCTGCACAAGGCGCTGCGCTTATGTGTAATTATGGTATCACCAACAAACTGAATTTTATTTTCAGTGTTCCATATATTGAAACCAAAGCTAGTGCAGGAACTATGAAAGGCCAAAAAGGCATGCAGGATTTAGCATTAACATTGAAATATATGCCAATTAAAAAAACCGTTGGTACAGTTACTTATTCCTTATTTGCTTTAGGAAGTTATTCACTGCCTACCTCAGACTATGTCGCTGACTATTTGCCATTAAGCCTCGGTCTGCGCAGTAAGACTGCAACGTTGCGACTAATGGGAGATGTGCAGTATCGCACTTTCTTTACTACTTTGTCTGCTGCTTATATGAAAAGAGGGAATATCACAATTGATCGAAATACCTATCTGGATAATGAAATTCATTATACCAATGAAGTAAATATGCCAGATGTTATAAATATTAATTTAAGAGTAGGGTACCGTTCCTCTAGATTAATTGCAGAAGCTGTGATTGACAATTCTGTTACACAATCCGGAGGTTTTGATATTACAAAAAACAACATGCCTTTCCCAAGCAATACGATGAATGCTTTTAAATTGGGCCTGAATGGAAAATATACTCTAAAAAAACTTCCTGAATTAGCCATTGTGGGTGGTTATAATGTAGTAACGGAAGGTAGAAATGTAGGAGAAGCAACTTCCGTATATGGAGGCGTGTTTTACCTGATTAATTTTAAAAATAAAAACAAGTAAGATGAAAAATAATATTCAAAAAATTGTCTTTAAAAGTCTTTTACTTCTGTTAGCTGGACTAGTGTATTCCTGTGATGATGATATTTCACAGCGAAATGAGCAGTTTCCACAATTGAACCCTAAAAATACAGATGCTGAAGCTGGTACCTGGAAACCTTATCTTTTAACTGCACCGGATGAATTTTCAATAGATGTACCAGTTGCAACAAGTACACCTGCTTATACAAGAGAAATTAACGAAATAAAGAGTTTTCAGGTTAGTATTACTGCTGAACAAAAAAGCATAATAAAATATTGGAGCGCTGGCAGCGTACTCCGCTGGAATGAAATTATGAGAACCTTGGTAGCAAGGCATAATCGCCCACCGTACCAAAATGACGATGGAACTTATCCGGCTCCTTCGGCTGCAAATCCATTTGCATATCCTCAATTTCCATTCTCCAATCCCCCTTATGCGGCCAGAGCTTATGCATATGTGAGTGCTGCTCAATACGATGCACTGATTGCTGCCTGGCATTATAAAAAGCTGTACAACAGGTCAGCACCCTACATTGTTGATCCAAGTCTGCAAGTATTAATCCCTAAAAGTACTTTGCCATCCTATCCTTCAGAAGATGCTGTCTTGGCGGGAGTTACTGTTGAGCTTTTAAAATTATTATTTCCAACGGAAATCGCTTACATAAATGCAAAAGCTGAAGAAGAAAAATTATACCGTATTATCAGCGGTGCTAATGTTCGCTCAGATGTTGATGCCGGAATCAGTTTGGGTAGAAAAGTTGCCGCAAAATTTATAACTCGCGCTTCGACTGATGGGGCGGGAGTTGCTGGTGGCACACCGGCAATCTGGGCAGCATTAGAATCTCAAACTGCAGCAACAGGCGAAGTTCCCTGGAAGTCATTAGAAATACCAGCCAGACCTCCAATGTTGCCATTATTCGGAAAAGTAAAGTCATTTTTGATGACAGAAGCAGATGTTGTAGCAAATCGCCCGCCTGCACCTCCTTCAACAAAATCTGATGCTTTTGCAAAAGAATTAGCCGAGATTAAAAAATACAGTCAGGATAATTCTCGTGAACACCTGGAGATTGTCAGTTTTTGGGCTGATGGTGTAGATACATATACGCCTCCCGGGCATTGGAACGCCATTGCCTGTGAAGCTTTTGTGGAACAATCGTACAGCGAAATTCGCTGGGCAAGAAATTTGGCCTTATTAAATATCGCGATGATGGATGCTGCAATTAGTTGCTGGGATGCCAAATACACTTATTTCAATCCACGTCCGTGTCAAATGGATCCCTCTATTAAAACCACTACAGGAGTTCCTAATTTTCCAGCCTATGTTTCTGGTCATTCTACCTTCAGTGCCGCGGCCTGCGTTGTTTTGTCACATTTTATTCCAGCTAAAAAAACAGAATATGAAGCAATGGCGCTGGAAGCATCAAACTCAAGAATGTATGGCGCTATCCATTACAGAAGTGATTGTGAAAAAGGATTAGAATTAGGTAAAAAAGTAGCTGCTTTTGCTGTTAACAGGGCAACAACTGACGGTGGTGAACAATAGCTAATAAATAGTTTTATTGATGTTTTAACCTGGCATATCTCAAAATCTGCCAGGTTTTTATATTTATTGATCATTTGAAATTGCATGAAATTTTCAGGTATTACTTTATGTTTAATGTAATTTTTATAAAGATTAGATCCTGATGTAATTTTTCATGCAAGTTTGCTTCATTTATGATAGAAATTGCTCGATTTGTAGGATTTCTATATTTCGTATTACTCTATTTTTGAAAGCTTTTTAATGGAAATTATTTTTCATTTAACATTCAAAATCGAATTATTTAATTTAACCAAAAAGGTTTTCTAAAACATATAAAATGAGATTACGATTTATAGCTGCGGCTTTGTTTTCAGTATTTTTTCAAAGTTCTTTTTCGCAAACTAATAATGCTACTGAAAAAAGAATTCAGGAGTTAATTAAAAAAATGACCTTGAAGGAAAAAGTCGGCATGCTGCATGGAAACTCTAAATTTTATACGGAAGAAATAAAGCATCTCGGAATTCCGGAATGGGCTTTGTCAGATGGTCCGCACGGAGTCAGGGCAGAAATGAATCGTCATAACTGGAAATATACAGGACAAACAGATGATTCTTCGACCTGTTTTCCTCCCGGAACTGCCATGGCTGCAAGTTGGAATCTGGAACTCGCGAAACAGCGCGGTATTGTTTTGGGCGAAGAAGCCCGTTTTCGTAAAAAAGATGTTTTACTTGGACCGGGAATCAACATTATTCGTTCTCCGCTTTGCGGGCGAAACTTCGAATATTTGAGTGAAGATCCGTTTCTTATTTCACAGCTTTCTATCAATTATATTAAGGCTTTACAAACCCAGGATGTTGCGGCTTGTGTGAAACATTTTGTAGCCAATAATCAGGAAGAAAATCGTTTTGTTGTAGATGTAACGATGAGCGAACGCGCTTTGCGAGAAATTTATTTACCGGGTTTTAAAGCTTCAATTGTTGATGCCGGAGCATTGGGTGTTATGGGTGCTTATAATAAATTCAGAGGTTCCTATTGTACTGAAAATGATTATTTGGGACGTACACTTTTGCGAGATGAATTTAAATTTAAAGGCGTTTATATGTCTGATTGGGATGCTGTTCATAGTACTGAAAAAGCCGCTTTGGCTGGTTTGGACTTAGAAATGGGAACTGAAAAAGAAAATTATAACGACTGGTATTTCGCAGATCCTTTAATTAAAGCAGTAAAAGAAGGTCGTATCAAAGAAAGTGTTGTCGATGAAAAAGTGGCTAACATATTAAGAGTCATGATTAAAACGAAAGTTTTAGATCCTAAAACACGTATAAAAGGTTCTATAAATACAAAAGAACACCAACAAGCAGCTTATCGTTCTGCTGTAGAAGCAGTTGTTTTGCTGAAAAACGAAAAGCAAATTTTGCCGTTGAATATGAGTACGATAAAATCAGTAGCCATTATTGGTGATAATGCAACCCGTACACATTGTGGTGGTGGATTTAGTTCAGAAATCAAAGCTTTGTATGAGGTAACACCGCTTCAGGCCATGACCACTAAATACGAAAAGTCGATGCGGATAAATTTTGCACAAGGTTATGAAAAGCAATCTCATGTTGTGGAAAGAAGCAGCGACGGACAATTAAATACGGATAAAGTAGATTGGAAATTAATCGAAGAAGCAGTGGCTCAGGCTAAAAAATCAGATGTGGCAATTGTTTTTGCAGGTTTAAACCATGATTTCGATTCAGAATCATTTGACAGATTACACATGCGTTTACCGTACGGACAGGAAACTTTAATTCAGGAAGTAGCCAAAGCAAATCCGAAAACCATTGTGGTAATTATTGCAGGCTCTCCGCTTGAACTGGCGGGTATTGAATCGCGTGTGCCTGCTGTAGTTTGGGGTTGGTATGGCGGAATGGAAGCGGGTAATGCTGTGGTTGATATATTAAGCGGTAAAGAATTTCCTTCCGGAAAGCTACCATTTACGATACCTGTTACTTTAAGCCAGTCTCCGGCACATGCTTTAGGAGCCTATCCGGGGCATGATTTGAAAGTAAATTATGAGGAAGATATTTTGGTAGGCTATCGCTGGTTTGACACCAAAGGAATTGAACCACAATATCCATTTGGTTACGGTTTGTCTTATACTTCTTTTGAAATCTCTAATGTTAGTTCTAACAAAAAAGCCTACGGTGTTAATGATGAAATCACAGTTAAATTCAATATCAAAAATACAGGAAAAACAGATGGAGCAGAAGTAGTTCAATTGTACGCTGGTCAAACGACTTCATCAGTTTTAAGACCTAAAAAAGAATTAAAAGCATTTGATAAAATATTCCTGAAACCGGGAGAACAAAAAACAGTTGATTTAAAAGTGAAAGTAAAAGATTTGGCTTTTTACGACGAGAAGACTTCTGACTGGAAAATTGAACCGGGTCAGTTTGTACTTTATACAGCGACATCAGCCGAGAATATTGTGAGTACACTTAATGTTACTATACAATAAAGGGGGATTTATAGTTTTTTTACAGTAATATAGTTCCCCTGTGAACTGTATTGCTGTTTTTTTTGAATGTTATCGGAAAACATTAAGAATATATTCACTAATTATTTTTTACCTGCTTTGTGGTAATTTTTTTTTAACACAGAGATACACAGAGATTTTACGCAGAGCTGCACGGAGAAAATTAAAATTTGCGCTTTTGTGACTTTGCGAGATTAAATAAAACCTTTGTGGATCTCTGCGAAACCTTTGTGTATCTCTGTGGTATTCATTTAAATAGCTTTATCAAAAAGGTCACAAAGGAGGTACGCAAAGTTTTATTCACAAAGCTTTGCGAACTTAATAAAGCTAATTAAAAACATACTGAAAAAAAATGCTTTGCGTTAAATTTAATCGCAAGGTACGCAAAGCTATATATCAAAAAGGGCTAATTTCTCTTCTTTCCCTTAGGTCTTTTTCAATCCCAATTTCCATATTTCTGTCGATTACATAAAAGCACAACAGAATGGCGCTTATAATGAATATAAAGCCAGGATAGATGCTTACGCACAATTTAATTCCTTCTACTGCTGCCGGTACCTGATTGACCTCTTCGGCTACATAACCATATTTAGATAAAAAAGCCGCACCCAGGGCACCGCCAATACTGATCCCTATTTTTAACCCGAAAATCATAGCCGAAAAAACGGTAGCAGTCGCTCTTCGATTGTTTTTCCATTCGCTATAATCGGCCACATCAGCAATCATGGCCCACAATAGAGGAATTGTTACTCCATATATAAATCCATGTGCTAATTGAGTTAGAAAAACCATTGTAATAGCGGTTCTGCTGTAGAAATTGAAAAGCAATAAGCTTATGGCTGATAAAAAAATAAAACTGATGTAAATATTTCTTTTTCCAAAAGAATCTGCGAGTGATTTCGAAAACAAAATGCCAAAAATCATAAAAAGAATTCCCCCGGCATTAAAAAGACTAAATGCAGAAGTGGGAGCATCTTTTGGCCATTGAAAATCGACTAAACCCATTGCTATTAATGAATTATTCAGATTATGAATAAATGCCGTAAAACCAATATCATTCAAAAATACAGTTTGTGCTACAGGATCTAAATAGTATTTAAAATAGAAAACATACATTCCGCCTTTTAAAGATAAGGTTATAAATACCAAGATGGTAACCAGTAACAAAACCAGCCAGGGTCCATTTTTAGACAAATCGGTGAAATCTTGTTTAATTGAAGATCTCTGATTTTTTGCAGGTATAATTCGTTCTTTGGTAGTAAAAAAAGTGATTAGTAAACAAATTATTCCGGTAACAGCGAATAGAATCATCGTATTTTTAAAGCCAACTGCTTTATCACCATGTCCTAAAATTAAAACCAAAGGCAATAAAAGGGACTGAATTATAAATTGAGCAATCATCACGGCTACAAAACGATAGGAGGAAAGACTATTTCTTTCTTTCATGTCGCCGGTTAAAACACCACTTAAAGCAACATAGGGTAAATTATTAGCTGAATAGATGATAACCAGAAAAAAGTAAGTCAACAAGGTGTAAATTATCTTTCCGTTTTCTCCAAAATCCGGGGTTAAGAAAGAGAGAACAGCACCAATTCCAAAAGGTAAAGCTGTCCATAATATCCAGGGCCTGAATTTTCCCCAGCGGGTTTGGGTACGGTCAGCAATAACCCCCATAATGATATTAAAAAAAGCACCGATAAAACCTCCAATAAAAATGATAATACTTGCTGTTCCGGCAGGAATTTTATAAACATCTGTATAAAAGAAAGCCAAAAAAGTCAACAGGGTCTGAAAAATCAAATTCGCCGCGAAATCTCCTAAACCGTAACCAATTTTTTCCAGTACAGAAAGCTTTTGAGAAGTATTGCCCATCAATGTACTGGTTGCTTTTTTTCTGCTTATCCCCATCGTGTTGATTGAAATTTTTTAGAGCGATATTAATTATAAAAATAACGTTTCGTTTTCATTTCATTTTAATAAAATGTTAAACGTAAAAATAGCTTGAAAGTTGAAATAAGATTGTCAATTTTGAAGCCTTTACTAGCACATTTGAAGCATTCTTTAGTTATGGCAAATCTATTAAATTTAAATTGCTATTTTAGCTTATGATTAAAAAAACAACTGAAAATCAACACCATTACTCACATTTTTTTCATTTTATTTATATGCGTATTCTCTATCTTTTATTAATCGTTTCTTGTTTTTTTATTGGTTGTAATAAAAACCAGCATACTGAGGAGCATCACAAATATACCAACGATTTAATTAATGAGACAAGCCCGTATCTTTTGCAGCATGCGCACAATCCTGTTAAATGGAAAGCGTGGAATCAGGAAACGCTGGACCAGGCAAAAGCAGAAAATAAACTTATTATTATTTCTGTAGGCTATTCTGCCTGTCATTGGTGCCATGTTATGGAAGAAGAAAGTTTTGAAAATGAAGCTGTAGCTAAATTAATGAACGATAACTTTATCAGTATAAAAGTAGATAGGGAAGAGCGTCCGGATATTGATCAAATATATATGAATGCCGTGCAATTAATGACTGGCAAAGGCGGCTGGCCCTTAAACTGTATTGCACTTCCTGATGGACGTCCTATTTTTGGAGGCACTTATTTTACCAAAGAGGAATGGACAAAAGCCCTAACGGAACTTTCTGGTTTGTATAAAAACAATCCCAAAAAAGCGAGTGAATATGCAGATAAATTAGTAGCTGGAATTCAGAAATCACAATTAATTGAGTTTAATAATAGTCAGGCTAATTTTAAAAAATCAGAACTTTCTGGAGCCGTAAAATTATGGCAAGAGCAGTTAGATTATAAGGAAGGCGGCTTAATTGGTGATACTAAATTTCCAATGCCAAACTCATTGGGTTTTCTGCTTCGTTACAGCATTCAGAATAATGACAAATCGCTTCAGAAGTATGCAGAAACAACACTCACAAAAATGGCCAATGGTGGAATTTACGATCCGATTGGTGGAGGTTTTTCCAGATATTCTACAGATGCAAAATGGCATGTTCCACATTTTGAAAAAATGCTCTATGACAATGCACAATTAGTGAGCTTGTATTCTGATGCGTATTTGGCCACTAAAAATGAATTATATAAAAAGACAGTGATTGAAACTCTGAATTTTGTAGAAAAAGAACTTATGGCTTCCGATGGTGCTTTTTATTCGTCTTTGGATGCCGACAGTAAAAACAAAGCAAAAAAACTGGAAGAAGGAGCGTATTATGTCTGGAAGAAAGAAGAATTGCAAGCCCTTTTACAATCTGATTTTCCTCTTTTTCAGAAGTATTTTAATATTAATGAAAATGGTTTATGGGAAAACGGAAACTATGTTTTATTTAGAAACCAATCAGATAAAGAGTTTGCACTCCAAAATAAATTGACATTATCAGAAGTAGATTTGAAAGTAAAGAATTGGAAACAAATACTTTTAACGGCAAGAAACAAAAGACCACGGCCTCATTTAGATGATAAAACCCTGACTTCATGGAACGCTTTAATGATAAAGGGCTATGTTAGTGCTTATCGCGCATTTAAGAATCCACATTATAAAGAAATCGCTTTAAAGAACGCTAACTTTATTGTTAAGAATCAGCTTCAAAAAGACGGAAGTTTATATCACAGTTATAAAGAAGGAAAGAGTAGTATCGTTGGTTTTTCAGAAGATTACGCTACTGTTACAGATGCGTTTATTGCGGTGTATCAGATTACACTTGATGAAAAATGGCTCAAAAAGGCGAAACAGTTAACAGATTATACCATGACTCATTTTTGGGATAAAAAAACGAATCTGTTTTATTTTACCTCTAATACTGCAACAGGTTTAATTACCAGAAAAATGGAAATTGCAGACAATGTAATTCCTGGTTCCAATTCGGTTCTTGCTCAAAATTTATTTTTATTAGGACATTATTATTCAAATGATGTTTATTCGAAAACTGCACAACAGATGTTGAATAATGTGAAAGAAAATGCCTTACAGTCACCAACGGAATATTACAATTGGCTGAATTTAATGCTGAATTATACCGACAATTATTTTGAGGTTGCCATTTCCGGAAAAGCCGCTATGACTAAAACCAGTCAGCTTCAAAGCTATTATTTGCCTAATATTTTAATTGCAGGAGCTACTAAAGAAAGTAAGCTGCCTATTTTAGAAAATCGCTATGCAGATGATCAAACTTATATTTATGTCTGCGTGAACAAAGCTTGTAAAATGCCGGAAAAAGAGGTGGATGTAGCTGTGAATAAAATAAAAAATAGTTTATAAAGTATAATCTGTACTTATATAGCTATTTTTTGATTTTTATATTATACACAACCAGTTGTTTAAATGCATTTTGTATTCAAAGTTTTACAAGTAAGTGGTATTGATTTACAGATATTTATGCTTGGTTAGTTAATTTTTAAACTTTTACAGGTTATTTAGAAAATTTGAGTTAAGTACATTA contains:
- a CDS encoding phosphatase PAP2 family protein, with translation MKNNIQKIVFKSLLLLLAGLVYSCDDDISQRNEQFPQLNPKNTDAEAGTWKPYLLTAPDEFSIDVPVATSTPAYTREINEIKSFQVSITAEQKSIIKYWSAGSVLRWNEIMRTLVARHNRPPYQNDDGTYPAPSAANPFAYPQFPFSNPPYAARAYAYVSAAQYDALIAAWHYKKLYNRSAPYIVDPSLQVLIPKSTLPSYPSEDAVLAGVTVELLKLLFPTEIAYINAKAEEEKLYRIISGANVRSDVDAGISLGRKVAAKFITRASTDGAGVAGGTPAIWAALESQTAATGEVPWKSLEIPARPPMLPLFGKVKSFLMTEADVVANRPPAPPSTKSDAFAKELAEIKKYSQDNSREHLEIVSFWADGVDTYTPPGHWNAIACEAFVEQSYSEIRWARNLALLNIAMMDAAISCWDAKYTYFNPRPCQMDPSIKTTTGVPNFPAYVSGHSTFSAAACVVLSHFIPAKKTEYEAMALEASNSRMYGAIHYRSDCEKGLELGKKVAAFAVNRATTDGGEQ
- a CDS encoding glycoside hydrolase family 3 protein — its product is MRLRFIAAALFSVFFQSSFSQTNNATEKRIQELIKKMTLKEKVGMLHGNSKFYTEEIKHLGIPEWALSDGPHGVRAEMNRHNWKYTGQTDDSSTCFPPGTAMAASWNLELAKQRGIVLGEEARFRKKDVLLGPGINIIRSPLCGRNFEYLSEDPFLISQLSINYIKALQTQDVAACVKHFVANNQEENRFVVDVTMSERALREIYLPGFKASIVDAGALGVMGAYNKFRGSYCTENDYLGRTLLRDEFKFKGVYMSDWDAVHSTEKAALAGLDLEMGTEKENYNDWYFADPLIKAVKEGRIKESVVDEKVANILRVMIKTKVLDPKTRIKGSINTKEHQQAAYRSAVEAVVLLKNEKQILPLNMSTIKSVAIIGDNATRTHCGGGFSSEIKALYEVTPLQAMTTKYEKSMRINFAQGYEKQSHVVERSSDGQLNTDKVDWKLIEEAVAQAKKSDVAIVFAGLNHDFDSESFDRLHMRLPYGQETLIQEVAKANPKTIVVIIAGSPLELAGIESRVPAVVWGWYGGMEAGNAVVDILSGKEFPSGKLPFTIPVTLSQSPAHALGAYPGHDLKVNYEEDILVGYRWFDTKGIEPQYPFGYGLSYTSFEISNVSSNKKAYGVNDEITVKFNIKNTGKTDGAEVVQLYAGQTTSSVLRPKKELKAFDKIFLKPGEQKTVDLKVKVKDLAFYDEKTSDWKIEPGQFVLYTATSAENIVSTLNVTIQ
- a CDS encoding MFS transporter — its product is MGISRKKATSTLMGNTSQKLSVLEKIGYGLGDFAANLIFQTLLTFLAFFYTDVYKIPAGTASIIIFIGGFIGAFFNIIMGVIADRTQTRWGKFRPWILWTALPFGIGAVLSFLTPDFGENGKIIYTLLTYFFLVIIYSANNLPYVALSGVLTGDMKERNSLSSYRFVAVMIAQFIIQSLLLPLVLILGHGDKAVGFKNTMILFAVTGIICLLITFFTTKERIIPAKNQRSSIKQDFTDLSKNGPWLVLLLVTILVFITLSLKGGMYVFYFKYYLDPVAQTVFLNDIGFTAFIHNLNNSLIAMGLVDFQWPKDAPTSAFSLFNAGGILFMIFGILFSKSLADSFGKRNIYISFIFLSAISLLLFNFYSRTAITMVFLTQLAHGFIYGVTIPLLWAMIADVADYSEWKNNRRATATVFSAMIFGLKIGISIGGALGAAFLSKYGYVAEEVNQVPAAVEGIKLCVSIYPGFIFIISAILLCFYVIDRNMEIGIEKDLRERREISPF
- a CDS encoding thioredoxin domain-containing protein, which encodes MIKKTTENQHHYSHFFHFIYMRILYLLLIVSCFFIGCNKNQHTEEHHKYTNDLINETSPYLLQHAHNPVKWKAWNQETLDQAKAENKLIIISVGYSACHWCHVMEEESFENEAVAKLMNDNFISIKVDREERPDIDQIYMNAVQLMTGKGGWPLNCIALPDGRPIFGGTYFTKEEWTKALTELSGLYKNNPKKASEYADKLVAGIQKSQLIEFNNSQANFKKSELSGAVKLWQEQLDYKEGGLIGDTKFPMPNSLGFLLRYSIQNNDKSLQKYAETTLTKMANGGIYDPIGGGFSRYSTDAKWHVPHFEKMLYDNAQLVSLYSDAYLATKNELYKKTVIETLNFVEKELMASDGAFYSSLDADSKNKAKKLEEGAYYVWKKEELQALLQSDFPLFQKYFNINENGLWENGNYVLFRNQSDKEFALQNKLTLSEVDLKVKNWKQILLTARNKRPRPHLDDKTLTSWNALMIKGYVSAYRAFKNPHYKEIALKNANFIVKNQLQKDGSLYHSYKEGKSSIVGFSEDYATVTDAFIAVYQITLDEKWLKKAKQLTDYTMTHFWDKKTNLFYFTSNTATGLITRKMEIADNVIPGSNSVLAQNLFLLGHYYSNDVYSKTAQQMLNNVKENALQSPTEYYNWLNLMLNYTDNYFEVAISGKAAMTKTSQLQSYYLPNILIAGATKESKLPILENRYADDQTYIYVCVNKACKMPEKEVDVAVNKIKNSL